A portion of the Streptomyces sp. YPW6 genome contains these proteins:
- a CDS encoding dihydrolipoamide acetyltransferase family protein, whose product MAQVLEFKLPDLGEGLTEAEIVRWLVEVGDVVAIDQPVVEVETAKAMVEVPCPYGGVVTARFGDEGTELPVGAPLLTVAVGAPDGEVSSPSSSSAAPSASSSSGSDTDPGSGTESSGGSGNVLVGYGTGAPAARRRRVRPVRPDRVVADPPVSGAPVAGTPVAEVLVAEAPVSEGPVPVVSPLVRRLARQNDIDLRRLAGSGPHGLILRADVDRAIRAAEETTTAAPAAQPQAQAPAAAVAAAPNGVAAAADAERIPLRGVRGAVADKLSRSRTEIPDATCWVDADATELMAVRAAMNAATGPSAGPKVSVLALLARICTAALARFPELNATVDTEAREIVRLPGVHLGFAAQTERGLVVPVVRDAHTRNAESVGAEIARLTELARTGKLSPAQLTGGTFTLNNYGVFGVDGSTPIINHPEAAMLGVGRIMPKPWVHQGELAVRQVVQLSLTFDHRVCDGGTAGGFLRYVADCVEQPAVLLRTL is encoded by the coding sequence ATGGCCCAGGTGCTCGAATTCAAGCTGCCCGACCTCGGCGAGGGGCTGACCGAGGCCGAGATCGTCCGCTGGCTGGTGGAGGTCGGCGATGTCGTCGCCATCGACCAGCCCGTCGTCGAGGTCGAGACGGCCAAGGCCATGGTGGAGGTGCCCTGCCCCTACGGGGGCGTGGTGACCGCACGGTTCGGCGACGAGGGCACGGAACTGCCCGTCGGCGCGCCGCTGCTGACGGTCGCCGTCGGAGCACCGGACGGAGAGGTCTCCTCCCCGTCCTCCTCTTCCGCCGCCCCGTCGGCCTCCTCGTCCTCCGGCTCCGACACGGACCCCGGTTCGGGCACGGAGTCCTCGGGCGGCTCGGGGAACGTGCTCGTGGGGTACGGGACCGGCGCACCGGCCGCCCGCCGCCGGCGCGTTCGCCCGGTCCGGCCCGACCGGGTGGTGGCCGATCCCCCGGTCTCCGGCGCTCCGGTGGCCGGGACGCCGGTGGCCGAGGTCCTGGTCGCCGAAGCCCCGGTGTCCGAGGGGCCCGTGCCGGTGGTCTCTCCGCTGGTACGGCGGTTGGCCCGGCAGAACGACATCGATCTGCGACGGCTGGCGGGTTCGGGCCCCCACGGGCTGATCCTGCGCGCCGATGTCGACCGTGCGATCCGGGCGGCGGAGGAGACCACGACGGCGGCACCCGCTGCCCAGCCGCAGGCCCAGGCGCCGGCGGCAGCCGTGGCCGCGGCTCCGAACGGCGTGGCCGCCGCTGCGGACGCCGAGCGGATTCCGCTGCGCGGGGTGCGTGGAGCGGTCGCCGACAAGCTGTCGCGCAGCCGGACCGAGATCCCCGACGCCACGTGCTGGGTCGACGCCGACGCCACCGAGCTGATGGCGGTCAGGGCCGCGATGAACGCCGCCACGGGCCCGTCCGCCGGGCCCAAGGTGTCGGTCCTGGCCCTGCTGGCGAGGATCTGCACGGCGGCGCTGGCCCGGTTCCCCGAGCTCAACGCCACCGTGGACACGGAGGCCCGGGAGATCGTCCGGCTGCCCGGCGTGCACCTCGGGTTCGCCGCCCAGACCGAGCGGGGCCTCGTCGTCCCGGTCGTCCGGGACGCGCACACCCGGAACGCCGAGTCGGTCGGGGCCGAGATCGCCCGGCTGACCGAGCTGGCGCGCACCGGGAAGCTCAGCCCGGCGCAGCTGACCGGGGGCACGTTCACGCTGAACAACTACGGGGTGTTCGGGGTCGACGGTTCCACGCCGATCATCAACCACCCGGAGGCGGCGATGCTCGGTGTGGGCCGGATCATGCCCAAACCCTGGGTGCACCAGGGAGAACTGGCCGTACGTCAGGTGGTCCAGCTGTCGCTCACCTTCGACCACCGCGTGTGCGACGGCGGAACGGCGGGCGGCTTCCTGAGATATGTGGCGGACTGCGTGGAGCAGCCGGCGGTCCTCCTGCGCACGCTGTAG
- a CDS encoding DUF6457 domain-containing protein yields MTAYDVIVLAGGAAKRLGGADKPGVRVGGRSLLDRVLAACDGAARSVVVGDRRATVRPVAWTREVPQGGGPLAALGAGLRLTTADRVLVLSADLPFLGRATVDTLLAAAGQPGREGALCIDPDGRDQPLVAVYRAEPLRRELALIATEYGSLAGLPLRILTAELDLARIEAGPDAAFDCDTWDDIAAARARIREHGAVLDEWITSVKNELGIELDVDTDVLLDLARDAAHGVARPAAPLTTFLVGYAAARASAGAGPDEAAAAVAEAARKATALALRWEAEAAGQGGDATGGAKPDVGREGTGTP; encoded by the coding sequence ATGACCGCCTACGACGTGATCGTCCTTGCCGGAGGGGCCGCGAAGCGGCTCGGCGGCGCTGACAAGCCAGGAGTCCGGGTAGGCGGCCGGTCGCTGCTCGACCGGGTCCTCGCAGCATGCGACGGAGCGGCTCGCAGCGTCGTGGTGGGCGACCGCCGCGCGACCGTCCGACCGGTTGCCTGGACCCGGGAAGTGCCGCAGGGCGGAGGCCCGTTGGCGGCCCTGGGCGCAGGGCTGCGGCTGACGACGGCGGACCGTGTCCTCGTGCTCTCCGCCGACCTGCCTTTCCTCGGCCGGGCCACGGTCGACACGCTGCTCGCCGCCGCCGGACAGCCCGGCCGCGAAGGCGCCCTGTGCATCGACCCCGACGGGCGCGACCAGCCGCTCGTGGCCGTGTACCGCGCCGAACCGCTCCGCAGGGAGCTGGCGCTGATCGCCACCGAGTACGGGAGCCTCGCCGGTCTGCCGCTCCGGATTCTGACGGCCGAGCTGGATCTCGCCCGGATCGAGGCAGGTCCTGACGCCGCGTTCGACTGCGACACTTGGGACGACATCGCTGCCGCCCGAGCCCGGATCAGGGAGCATGGGGCCGTGCTGGACGAATGGATCACCTCGGTCAAGAACGAACTGGGAATCGAACTCGACGTCGACACCGATGTCCTGCTCGACCTCGCCCGTGACGCCGCGCACGGGGTCGCCCGGCCCGCGGCCCCGCTCACGACCTTCCTGGTCGGGTACGCGGCAGCCAGGGCGAGCGCCGGTGCGGGCCCCGACGAGGCCGCTGCGGCGGTCGCGGAAGCCGCGCGGAAGGCGACCGCCCTCGCCCTGCGCTGGGAAGCGGAGGCGGCGGGTCAGGGCGGCGATGCGACGGGCGGGGCGAAGCCCGACGTGGGCCGCGAGGGGACCGGGACACCGTGA